The Rosa rugosa chromosome 3, drRosRugo1.1, whole genome shotgun sequence sequence GCGAATCATATCAAACCAATTGACCATTGAAGTGATGGATTGCACGGAGACTTTGTACCCTAGAGGATGAGCGAACCAAGTAGCTACAACCCACGGGCAAGAAAATAGAACATGTTCCACCGTCTCAGGAAACAGATTGCAAAGAGTACAAGTGGGATGCTGAGCAATGTGTCTATGAAAAAGGGCTGCTTTAGTGGCCAATATGTTGTGAGCAATTCTCCAAAAGAAGAGTTTGACTTTGGGGAGAGTATGAATATTGTGAATCCACTTCCAGATGAAGGAGGAGGTGAAACGAGAGTGATGAGGATGAGTGGAAGTAGTGGTGCAGTTACGAGAAGCTAGGAAGTGATAACCTGATTTGACACTATAACTCCCATTCTTGGAGAAAGGCCAAACGAGCTTATCATGACAATCTCGGGCCACCAGATGGATAGACAAAATCTTGCTGCACTGGATGGGAGAGAGTTCCGACTGAATGGAGCTGAGATCCCAACTTTGTTGATTCCAATCAATCAAGGAAGAAACTGCAATGTTTCGATTAGCTTTGGCCAAACAGAGAGGAGAGGGAGGGACTGTCGGAATCCACTTATCTGACCACAGATTAACTGAAGTGCCATTGCCAATGTTCCACAAGGAACCAGCTTGGATTACCTTTCTGCCAACTAGAAGGCTAGACCATAGCCAAGAAGGTGCAGCCCCTCGTTTAGCTTCAAGAATGTTGGTGAAAGGGTGGTAAATCTGCTTGATGACTTGAGCACATAAGGAATTTGGGGATTGAATCAACCTCCAGACTTGCTTTGCAAGGAGGGCATCGTTAAAATCCTGAAAGTTGCGGAAACCCATCCCACCTTCCGATTTTGGGAGACCAAGAAAATCCCAGGCTTTCCAGTGAATACCAGAAGAGGTTGAACTTCCCCACCAAAAATCACTAAGGATCGAATTGAGTTCTTTACAAGTAGAAGCGGGAAATTTGAAGCAAGCCATAGTGTATGCCGGAATAGCACTGGCTTCTCCCTTAATCATAGTGTATGCCGGAATGGCATGACTGAGTGACAATTTGAATTCCAAACAACTGTGTGGAGTGGAGCTAATCATTCTTAACCACTACAATTACCAATTCAGAGTGTATCTAGAAACTAAAAGTACTCTAAagtaatttttgtttataaaatTATATGGAGTGAGTGATACTTCAAAATAAATGTATGTCTAATCCTTCAAACGACAAGCTCCTTGTTCAATTTCAACTTGATTAAACATTCAATATAAAAAGTCACCAATAATTTATTGTACATTTCGATATGGGGAATGTACAAATTAACGGAATGAAATCAAGAGGGAAACTATAAAATAAACCCAGAAATAAAAAGATATAAAAATGAAACCATTTGGTATTATAATTATGGCAGAAAATTAATTCAGCACAATTCAATATGGTATGCCATTTAATCCTCCAAACATGAGCATTTTTGGCCCCCAAATTACAACTTTTACACATGAaaataaggaaaagaaaaggaaagaccATTTTGCCTCTTTATCATATATTGACCAGGAACCAACGACCACGATCGCTCAATGGAGATGATCATTTAATCCGACGGCAGAGAGTGATGCCATCCCCAACTGGAAGCATGCAAATCTCAATTCTGGGGTCTGCTGCGAGAGCCTTGTTGAGCTCGATCACAAAGTCCCTGTAGTACCTGACGTACTTGCGGAGAGGAGCATCAGGTGGTGCCACCACAGAGCCGTTCCATAGGGTGTTGTCGTAGCCGATCAGGCCTCCGACCTTGACCAGGTCGATCAGCCTCTTGTGGTAGTTGATATAGTTGTCCTTGTCTGCGTCAACGAAGATGAAGTCGAAAGATCCATGATTCTTCTCCTGTTCCATCAATAAAATGTCACTTTCAATACCAAGAAAGAGCAGTGAGATAGGGTTTTATAAGAACACATCGTTTATATTAAACATACGAGTTACCAATGATTAAAACACTATTTAAAATATGTTTGATCATGGATTATAATGTACGAATTGTACATGTCGGAACTTGATCTTAAAGAAATGACAAATTCAACTCTTTTCTGATAATATATTCTCTATGAATCTAAATTCTGACAACATAACATGTTAGACCGGTTCAACTTATCACTTGTTGAGTGCTTGAATTCTTACATCTTCGATCATATGGTCGAGGACGGGGAGGGCAGGGCCTTCCCTGAAGTCAATCTTGTGGGCAACACCAGCTTTTTCGATGACTGGGAGACCCAATTCATAGTTTTCTTTGTTGATGTCCATGGCCAAGATCTGTGACAAACCAATATATATTAAGTCATCATTTctaaagaaaaatatattgttCGTATATATGATCGATTTTGAGGGATGAATTATCGACCTTTCCATCTTCAGGGAGAGCAAGGGCTGTGGCCAAGAGGGAGTAGCCAGTGTAGACACCAATCTCCATGGTGTTCTTGGCATTGATGAGCTTGAGAAGCATGTTCAAGAATTGACCTTCATCAGCTGAAGTGGTCATGATGTTCCtgttttgaattgaatttcCCAATCATCAATCTCAaacaagaaatcaaagaaaTGGGTATCTCTGTATTATT is a genomic window containing:
- the LOC133736823 gene encoding caffeoyl-CoA O-methyltransferase; amino-acid sequence: MAANGEEQKSRHQEVGHKSLLQSDALYQYILETSVYPREPESMKELRELTAKHPWNIMTTSADEGQFLNMLLKLINAKNTMEIGVYTGYSLLATALALPEDGKILAMDINKENYELGLPVIEKAGVAHKIDFREGPALPVLDHMIEDEKNHGSFDFIFVDADKDNYINYHKRLIDLVKVGGLIGYDNTLWNGSVVAPPDAPLRKYVRYYRDFVIELNKALAADPRIEICMLPVGDGITLCRRIK